The following are from one region of the Hymenobacter sp. YIM 151858-1 genome:
- a CDS encoding GxxExxY protein, which produces MHENEISFSIRKAAYNIHTALGPGLLESVYETLLCHELRKAGLRVQTQVALPVLYDGLKLENGFRLDVLVENKVVVELKSVETLLEVHHMQLITYLKLSGLKLGLLINFNVPLIKNGIFRKVNGLGT; this is translated from the coding sequence ATGCACGAGAACGAAATATCCTTTTCGATTCGAAAAGCGGCGTACAACATTCACACGGCTCTTGGGCCGGGGTTGTTGGAGTCGGTGTACGAGACGTTGCTGTGCCACGAGCTGCGCAAGGCTGGGCTGCGGGTGCAAACCCAGGTGGCGCTGCCTGTGCTGTACGACGGCCTGAAGCTGGAAAACGGCTTTCGGTTGGACGTGCTGGTGGAAAACAAAGTAGTAGTGGAGCTGAAGTCGGTGGAAACGCTTTTAGAAGTGCACCACATGCAGCTCATCACGTACTTAAAACTTTCGGGCCTGAAGCTCGGGCTGCTGATCAACTTCAACGTGCCCCTGATCAAAAACGGCATCTTTCGCAAAGTCAACGGCTTGGGTACCTAG
- a CDS encoding glycoside hydrolase family 13 protein, which produces MSRKFSWAPLLLMLLGAPVASQAAEPAPVAVAKSGITRIDPTFWWVGMKNPELQLLVYGPGIGSGTAAIDGSYPGVTLTSQEKLENPNYLLVNLRIEPTAKPGKLPLTFTGGAKKQKFQYELRARTTPGDKSKVQGIGTADFIYLLMPDRFANGNPKNDIVKGMQAPGIARDSMFSRHGGDLKGIEDHFGYLKELGVTAIWPTPIVENDEPKASYHGYAATDWYRVDPRYGTNDDYVRFVQRAHQQGLKVVHDVVLNHMGTSGYLVKDAPAKDWFHQWPTFTRSNFRDAAFNDPYVSAADRKQFGEGWFDKHMADLNQSNPQVARYLIQNFLWWVEYTGLDGYRVDTYTYSDRKFLMDWGKAILDEYPNLGMFAETWVQGTAQQAYFARNIFPEVQGFKSNMPGVLDFQLQYALNEALTKDAGWTEGISRLYYTMQADWMYEDPQRNVVFLDNHDVSRFFSVVGEDFQKYKMGIAWLLTTRGTPQLYYGTEVLMKNYSNPDGKVREDFPGGWPGDKNNAFTKTGRTEQQQAAFEYVSRLANYRKTHPVLHTGKYMHFIPDNGVYTYFRYNEQGETVMVVMNASKEAKTVDTARFAERMQGYKSAQEVITGTSLDNLATLKVPAYTAWVLELKK; this is translated from the coding sequence ATGTCCCGTAAGTTTTCCTGGGCGCCGCTGCTGCTGATGCTGCTCGGCGCGCCTGTGGCCAGCCAAGCGGCCGAGCCTGCCCCAGTAGCCGTTGCCAAAAGCGGCATTACCCGCATCGACCCCACTTTTTGGTGGGTGGGCATGAAAAACCCCGAGCTGCAATTGCTCGTGTACGGCCCCGGAATCGGTTCCGGCACGGCCGCAATCGATGGCAGCTACCCCGGCGTAACGCTTACCAGCCAGGAAAAACTCGAGAACCCGAACTACCTGCTCGTCAACCTGCGCATCGAGCCCACGGCCAAGCCGGGCAAGTTGCCGCTCACGTTTACGGGCGGCGCCAAAAAGCAGAAGTTTCAGTACGAGCTGCGCGCCCGCACCACGCCGGGCGACAAATCGAAGGTGCAGGGCATCGGCACCGCCGATTTTATTTACCTGCTGATGCCCGACCGGTTTGCCAACGGCAACCCCAAAAACGACATCGTGAAGGGCATGCAGGCGCCGGGCATTGCCCGCGACTCCATGTTCTCGCGCCACGGCGGCGACCTGAAGGGCATCGAAGACCACTTCGGCTACCTCAAGGAGCTGGGCGTAACGGCCATCTGGCCCACGCCCATCGTGGAGAACGACGAGCCCAAAGCCAGCTACCACGGCTACGCGGCCACCGATTGGTACCGCGTTGACCCCCGCTACGGCACCAACGACGACTACGTGCGCTTTGTGCAGCGCGCCCACCAGCAGGGCCTGAAAGTGGTACACGACGTGGTGCTGAACCACATGGGCACCTCGGGCTACCTCGTGAAGGACGCGCCCGCGAAGGACTGGTTTCATCAGTGGCCCACGTTCACGCGCTCCAACTTCCGCGACGCCGCCTTCAACGACCCATACGTATCGGCTGCCGACCGCAAGCAGTTTGGCGAGGGGTGGTTTGACAAGCACATGGCCGACCTAAACCAGAGCAACCCGCAGGTGGCCCGCTACCTTATCCAGAACTTCCTGTGGTGGGTAGAGTACACCGGCCTCGACGGCTACCGCGTGGATACCTACACCTATTCGGACCGCAAGTTTCTGATGGACTGGGGCAAAGCCATTCTGGATGAGTACCCCAACTTGGGGATGTTTGCCGAAACCTGGGTGCAGGGCACGGCGCAGCAGGCCTACTTCGCGCGCAACATCTTCCCGGAGGTGCAGGGCTTTAAGAGCAACATGCCCGGCGTGCTCGATTTTCAGCTGCAGTACGCCCTCAACGAGGCCCTGACCAAAGATGCGGGCTGGACGGAAGGCATCAGCCGGCTGTACTACACCATGCAGGCCGACTGGATGTACGAAGACCCGCAGCGCAACGTGGTGTTCCTCGACAACCACGACGTGAGCCGCTTCTTCTCGGTGGTGGGCGAAGACTTTCAGAAGTACAAGATGGGCATTGCCTGGCTGCTGACCACGCGCGGCACCCCGCAGCTGTACTACGGCACCGAGGTGCTGATGAAAAACTACTCGAACCCCGACGGCAAAGTGCGCGAGGATTTCCCCGGCGGCTGGCCCGGCGACAAAAACAACGCCTTTACCAAAACCGGCCGCACCGAGCAGCAGCAGGCCGCGTTCGAGTACGTAAGCCGCCTGGCCAACTACCGCAAAACGCACCCCGTGCTGCACACCGGCAAGTACATGCACTTCATCCCCGATAACGGCGTGTATACTTACTTCCGCTACAACGAGCAGGGCGAAACCGTGATGGTGGTGATGAACGCCAGCAAGGAAGCCAAAACCGTGGATACCGCCCGCTTTGCCGAGCGCATGCAAGGCTACAAATCGGCGCAGGAGGTAATTACCGGCACCTCGCTCGACAACCTCGCCACGCTGAAAGTGCCCGCCTACACGGCCTGGGTGCTGGAGCTGAAGAAGTAG
- the glgP gene encoding alpha-glucan family phosphorylase, protein MAFSFTSYQPAPEFSKPAAYFSMEFAIDQALKTYSGGLGFLAGSHMRSAYELKQNLIGIGILWTYGYYDQARQEDETLRVDYIHKHYSFLQDTGVMFEITIHNAPVKVRAYYLAPEVFGTCPMFFLTTDVPENDYLSRTISHHLYDADLAARVAQSILLGVGGGKLLDVIGKTPEVYHLNEGHGLPLGFYLYNKHGHKLEEVQKRLVFTTHTPELAGNEEHGFKLLDDMTFFAGVSGEEVRRLGFVEHERVNYTLTALRMSHIANGVSAVHGRVSNQMWAGNAGICPIIHITNSQNGTYWRDKQLHEALAAKDTDALKARKRQLKQELFKEVANQTGNLFDPDALTVVWARRFAGYKRANLILHDFARFEALVRSSERPVQVIWAGKPYPKDYAAIGLFNDLIKRTRHLKQCAVLTGYELQLSALLKKGCDIWLNTPRFPREASGTSGMTAAMNGALNLSIPDGWIPEFVRHGENGFLIPLAELHESDDTKDAIESSGTLDVLEQEILPLYYGNPEAYWQAVQTAMREVEPQFESGRMATEYYELMYNANVLAAK, encoded by the coding sequence ATGGCCTTTTCATTTACCTCGTACCAGCCAGCACCCGAGTTCAGCAAACCGGCGGCTTACTTCTCCATGGAGTTTGCCATCGATCAGGCCCTCAAAACCTACAGCGGTGGCCTGGGCTTTTTGGCGGGCTCGCACATGCGCTCGGCCTACGAGCTGAAGCAAAACCTGATCGGCATCGGCATTCTCTGGACCTACGGCTACTACGACCAGGCCCGCCAGGAAGACGAAACCCTGCGCGTCGACTACATCCATAAGCACTACAGCTTTTTGCAGGATACGGGCGTGATGTTCGAAATCACCATTCACAACGCCCCCGTGAAGGTGCGCGCCTACTACCTCGCCCCCGAGGTGTTCGGCACGTGCCCCATGTTCTTCCTGACCACCGACGTGCCCGAGAACGACTACCTCTCGCGCACCATCTCGCACCACCTCTACGACGCCGACCTGGCCGCGCGCGTGGCCCAGAGCATTCTGCTGGGCGTGGGCGGCGGCAAGCTGCTCGATGTAATCGGCAAAACGCCCGAGGTGTACCACCTCAACGAGGGCCACGGCCTGCCCCTGGGCTTCTACCTCTACAACAAGCACGGCCACAAGCTGGAGGAGGTGCAAAAGCGCCTGGTGTTCACCACGCACACGCCCGAGCTGGCCGGCAACGAGGAGCACGGCTTCAAGCTGCTCGACGACATGACGTTCTTCGCCGGGGTATCGGGCGAGGAGGTGCGCCGCCTGGGCTTTGTGGAGCACGAGCGCGTCAACTACACCCTCACGGCGTTGCGCATGTCGCACATTGCCAACGGGGTATCGGCGGTACACGGCCGCGTGTCGAACCAAATGTGGGCCGGCAACGCGGGCATTTGCCCCATCATCCACATCACCAACTCGCAAAACGGCACCTACTGGCGCGACAAGCAGCTGCACGAAGCCCTGGCCGCCAAGGACACCGACGCCCTGAAAGCCCGCAAGCGCCAGCTCAAGCAGGAGCTGTTTAAGGAAGTAGCCAACCAAACCGGCAACCTCTTCGACCCGGATGCCCTCACGGTGGTGTGGGCCCGCCGCTTTGCCGGCTACAAGCGCGCCAACCTTATTCTGCACGACTTTGCCCGCTTCGAGGCCCTGGTGCGCAGCTCGGAGCGCCCGGTGCAGGTAATCTGGGCTGGCAAGCCTTATCCCAAGGATTACGCCGCCATCGGCTTGTTCAACGACCTGATTAAGCGCACCCGCCACCTGAAGCAGTGCGCCGTACTTACGGGCTACGAGCTGCAGCTTTCGGCCTTGCTGAAGAAGGGCTGCGACATTTGGCTGAACACGCCGCGCTTCCCGCGCGAAGCCTCGGGCACCTCGGGCATGACGGCCGCCATGAACGGCGCGCTCAACCTGAGCATCCCCGACGGCTGGATTCCTGAGTTCGTGCGCCACGGCGAAAACGGCTTCCTGATTCCGCTGGCCGAGCTGCACGAGTCGGACGACACGAAGGACGCCATCGAATCGAGCGGCACGCTCGATGTGTTGGAGCAGGAGATTCTGCCGCTGTACTACGGCAACCCCGAGGCCTACTGGCAGGCCGTGCAAACCGCCATGCGCGAGGTGGAGCCGCAGTTCGAGTCGGGCCGCATGGCCACCGAGTACTACGAGCTGATGTACAACGCCAACGTATTGGCGGCTAAGTAA
- a CDS encoding arylesterase, with protein MQRFFLWLVPLLALLLACSPDERARTEAVPPVVRMRNIVFFGNSLTAGYGLPPHQAFPALIQQKIDSSGLAWQCINAGVSGETTAGGLHRLPAVLSKRRPDVFVLELGANDGLRGIPVRETTQNLQRIIEEVHRKYPDAQVVLVGMEFPFDLGPLGNHQFARYAQEFKALFRQVADKNRLPFVPFLLQGVLGRPELNLPDRAHPNAAGYRIVAENVWQVLEPVLRQAPANEKEAGT; from the coding sequence ATGCAACGCTTCTTCCTTTGGCTGGTGCCTTTGTTGGCGCTTCTGCTGGCCTGCTCGCCCGACGAACGGGCCCGCACGGAAGCGGTGCCGCCCGTGGTACGTATGCGCAACATTGTTTTCTTCGGCAACTCGCTCACGGCGGGTTACGGCCTGCCGCCCCACCAGGCGTTTCCGGCGCTTATTCAGCAAAAAATTGATTCGTCGGGGCTGGCCTGGCAATGCATCAACGCCGGCGTAAGCGGCGAAACCACGGCCGGCGGCCTGCACCGCCTGCCCGCGGTGCTGAGCAAGCGCCGGCCCGATGTGTTTGTGCTGGAGCTGGGCGCCAACGATGGCCTGCGCGGCATACCCGTGCGCGAAACCACCCAGAACCTGCAGCGCATCATCGAGGAGGTGCACCGCAAGTACCCCGATGCCCAGGTGGTGCTGGTGGGCATGGAGTTTCCCTTCGACCTAGGGCCGCTGGGCAACCACCAGTTTGCGCGCTACGCCCAGGAGTTCAAGGCTTTGTTCCGGCAGGTGGCCGATAAAAACCGCCTGCCCTTTGTGCCCTTTTTGCTGCAGGGCGTGCTAGGTCGGCCCGAGCTGAACCTGCCCGACCGTGCCCACCCCAACGCCGCCGGCTACCGCATTGTGGCCGAAAACGTGTGGCAGGTACTGGAGCCGGTGCTACGCCAGGCCCCGGCGAACGAAAAAGAGGCGGGCACCTAG
- a CDS encoding thioredoxin family protein, translating into MAVIKATDADFQQLLQENEKVVVKYYADWCGNCRLFSPKFKRLSDQAGNEQVVFLDVNAENSPEARKAANVTNLPFFAVFRNGELVDTVAASKEDAVASLIDKLR; encoded by the coding sequence ATGGCCGTAATCAAAGCCACCGATGCTGATTTTCAGCAGCTTCTGCAGGAAAACGAGAAAGTAGTTGTGAAGTACTACGCCGATTGGTGCGGCAACTGCCGCTTGTTTTCGCCCAAGTTCAAGCGCCTCTCCGACCAGGCCGGCAACGAGCAGGTGGTGTTTCTGGATGTAAACGCCGAGAACAGCCCCGAAGCGCGCAAAGCGGCCAACGTTACCAACCTGCCCTTCTTTGCCGTATTCCGGAACGGCGAGCTGGTTGACACCGTAGCAGCCAGCAAGGAAGACGCCGTGGCTTCGCTTATCGATAAACTCCGTTAG
- a CDS encoding DUF6952 family protein, translating into MKIPAIKRLVESQTLQTLVEAEEALLDERQPSFEVEGEDEGEQLTHVFAAIWILNHMKDHGVEFTAALREYTKKVRVSIS; encoded by the coding sequence ATGAAAATTCCGGCCATTAAGCGCTTGGTTGAAAGCCAAACCCTGCAAACCCTGGTGGAGGCCGAAGAAGCCCTGCTCGATGAGCGCCAGCCTTCGTTTGAGGTAGAAGGCGAGGACGAAGGCGAGCAGCTCACGCACGTGTTTGCCGCTATCTGGATTCTCAACCACATGAAAGACCACGGCGTGGAGTTTACGGCCGCGCTGCGCGAGTACACCAAAAAAGTGCGCGTGTCGATTAGTTAA
- a CDS encoding TetR/AcrR family transcriptional regulator: MSRTLRDTLLEEANQLFRREGIESQSQEQIIAALDVSPVTFREMFADKADLVMQTLQYDIDRQKREHAELFALVQNPVGRLLSLLELGIRDLRDISPTYFADLIQHYPQVWEAAQQHLATYSFPQISGILNDGVLQKLLRGDINIGLVTKIILEQLNMVLNEQIFPPTRYNVAEVFRSVYLYYFRGLCTDEGIRAAGAYFARM; this comes from the coding sequence ATGAGCCGAACTTTACGCGACACCCTACTCGAAGAAGCCAACCAGCTGTTCAGGCGCGAAGGCATCGAAAGCCAGTCGCAGGAGCAAATCATAGCCGCGCTCGACGTGTCGCCGGTCACCTTTCGGGAGATGTTTGCCGACAAGGCCGACCTGGTGATGCAAACGCTGCAATACGACATCGACCGGCAAAAGCGCGAGCACGCCGAGCTGTTTGCGCTGGTGCAAAACCCCGTGGGGCGGCTGCTGAGCTTGCTTGAGCTGGGCATCCGCGACCTGCGCGACATTTCGCCCACGTACTTCGCCGACCTCATTCAGCACTACCCGCAGGTGTGGGAGGCAGCCCAGCAACACCTGGCCACGTACTCGTTTCCGCAGATTTCGGGCATCCTCAACGATGGCGTGCTGCAAAAGCTGCTGCGCGGCGACATCAACATTGGCCTCGTTACTAAAATCATTCTCGAGCAGCTCAACATGGTGCTGAACGAGCAGATATTTCCGCCTACCCGCTACAACGTGGCCGAGGTATTCCGCAGCGTGTACCTGTACTACTTCCGCGGCCTGTGCACCGACGAGGGCATTCGGGCCGCCGGGGCCTACTTCGCCCGCATGTAG
- a CDS encoding carotenoid biosynthesis protein, protein MPQPDQLTPPVAAPPAPGSSRRLRFAQFVMLLFYATGFIGLGYSQDPTFYLQFMPLTLLLTAALLLGFDKHSPAPMFGWFALTTMLVGYGVEVAGVQTGVIFGRYEYGTTLGPKFLGTPVIIGLNWLILTYVAGGLAQRLPLPGFVRALLAAVLMVGLDVCIEPVAVHFGWWKWFADLIPMQNFKAWFAVSLILQVYFNRSRVAAGRNPLVPFVYMLQLLFFFALGLLIT, encoded by the coding sequence ATGCCACAACCCGATCAACTGACCCCGCCGGTGGCGGCACCGCCGGCACCGGGCTCGTCGCGCCGGTTGCGCTTCGCGCAGTTTGTGATGCTGCTGTTCTACGCAACGGGTTTTATAGGCCTGGGCTACTCGCAGGACCCCACCTTTTACCTGCAGTTTATGCCCCTGACGCTGCTGCTCACGGCGGCGCTGCTCCTGGGCTTCGATAAGCACAGCCCGGCGCCCATGTTCGGCTGGTTTGCCCTTACCACCATGCTGGTGGGCTATGGCGTGGAGGTGGCCGGCGTGCAAACCGGGGTTATTTTCGGGCGTTACGAGTACGGCACTACGCTGGGGCCTAAGTTCCTGGGTACGCCCGTGATTATCGGCCTCAACTGGCTGATTCTGACGTATGTGGCCGGTGGGTTGGCGCAGCGCCTGCCGCTGCCGGGCTTTGTGCGCGCCTTGCTGGCCGCCGTGCTCATGGTGGGGCTCGATGTGTGCATCGAGCCGGTGGCGGTGCATTTTGGGTGGTGGAAGTGGTTTGCCGATCTCATCCCGATGCAGAACTTCAAGGCCTGGTTTGCCGTCTCGCTGATCCTGCAAGTGTACTTCAACCGCAGCCGCGTAGCGGCGGGGCGCAACCCGCTGGTGCCGTTCGTGTACATGCTGCAATTGCTGTTCTTTTTTGCATTAGGGCTGCTGATCACCTAA
- the crtD gene encoding 1-hydroxycarotenoid 3,4-desaturase CrtD, whose protein sequence is MSVLPAARKFRQASSLKQPVAVIGAGIGGIAAAVRLAATGHNVTVFEGRESFGGKMHQFDLPGGYRFDAGPSLFTLPQLVDDLFRLAERDPKDYFRYERLDPITQYFFADGTRLTAWADEDKFAHEVEQKLRVPAAEVRHFLQGARRAYEATASTFLHKSLHRPQSYLSRDTLRAVAEMPRLGLLSSMHRRHQRAFPKDARLVQLFDRFATYNGSDPYQAPATLSMIPHLEHGIGAFYPEGGIYSIASSLVQLAEELGVEFRYQEPVEEILTAGSRITGVRTAQDVYDFTQVVSNMDVVPTYRRLLPQQPAPERTLGQPRSSSALIFYWGIGQAFPELGVHNIFFSADYRREFEAIFRQKTVADDVTVYVNITSKKTPADAPAGHENWFVMVNVPHDEGQDWGALTQHTRAAVLRRLNQALGLDVETLIRAERVWTPPGIAADTSSQGGALYGSSSNTMMAAFLRHPNFSRKLEGLYFCGGSVHPGGGIPLCLLSAKITADLINNA, encoded by the coding sequence ATGTCCGTTCTGCCCGCCGCCCGCAAGTTCCGCCAAGCGTCTTCCCTTAAGCAGCCCGTGGCCGTAATCGGGGCGGGCATTGGCGGTATTGCGGCGGCTGTGCGGCTGGCCGCCACGGGGCATAATGTCACGGTATTTGAAGGCCGCGAGTCGTTCGGCGGCAAAATGCACCAGTTCGACCTGCCCGGCGGCTACCGCTTCGACGCCGGCCCCTCGCTCTTCACGCTGCCGCAGCTCGTCGACGACCTATTCCGGCTGGCCGAGCGCGACCCTAAAGACTACTTCCGCTACGAGCGCCTCGACCCGATTACGCAGTACTTCTTTGCCGATGGCACGCGCCTCACGGCCTGGGCCGACGAAGACAAGTTTGCCCACGAGGTAGAGCAAAAGCTGCGGGTGCCCGCGGCCGAGGTGCGCCACTTTCTGCAGGGTGCCCGCCGCGCCTACGAGGCCACGGCCTCTACCTTTCTGCACAAGTCGCTGCACCGGCCGCAAAGCTACCTCAGCCGCGATACGCTGCGCGCCGTGGCCGAAATGCCGCGCCTGGGTTTGCTGAGCTCCATGCACCGGCGGCACCAGCGGGCTTTCCCGAAGGATGCGCGCCTGGTGCAGCTCTTCGACCGGTTTGCCACCTACAACGGCTCCGACCCGTACCAAGCCCCCGCCACGCTGAGCATGATTCCGCACCTCGAGCACGGCATCGGCGCGTTTTACCCCGAGGGCGGCATCTACAGCATTGCCAGCAGCCTGGTGCAGCTGGCCGAGGAGCTGGGCGTAGAGTTCCGGTACCAGGAGCCCGTGGAGGAAATCCTGACCGCTGGCAGCCGCATTACGGGCGTGCGCACGGCGCAGGATGTGTACGATTTTACGCAGGTAGTCAGCAACATGGATGTGGTGCCTACCTACCGCCGCCTGCTGCCCCAGCAGCCCGCCCCCGAGCGCACCCTGGGGCAGCCTAGGTCGTCGTCGGCGCTGATTTTCTACTGGGGCATCGGGCAGGCGTTTCCGGAGCTGGGCGTGCACAACATCTTCTTCTCCGCGGATTACCGCCGCGAGTTCGAGGCTATCTTCCGGCAGAAAACCGTGGCTGACGACGTAACCGTGTACGTCAACATCACCTCCAAAAAAACGCCCGCCGACGCCCCCGCCGGCCACGAAAACTGGTTTGTGATGGTGAACGTGCCCCACGACGAAGGCCAGGATTGGGGGGCCCTTACGCAGCATACCCGCGCCGCCGTGCTGCGCCGCCTAAACCAAGCCCTCGGCCTAGACGTTGAGACACTGATCCGGGCCGAACGCGTGTGGACGCCCCCAGGCATTGCCGCCGATACTTCGTCGCAGGGCGGGGCGTTGTACGGCAGCTCCTCCAACACCATGATGGCGGCGTTTCTGCGCCACCCCAATTTCTCGCGCAAGCTGGAGGGGCTGTACTTTTGCGGCGGCTCGGTGCACCCCGGCGGCGGCATACCGCTGTGCCTGCTGTCGGCCAAAATCACTGCTGATTTAATTAATAATGCCTAA
- a CDS encoding class I SAM-dependent rRNA methyltransferase, translating into MSAATIFLKPGKDQSLRRLHPWVFSGAIARMQGEVVEGKVVSVHAHNGELLGQGHYAPGSIAVRMLAFGETAPIDAAFWVEKLRNAYKLRHSLGLTGQGNTNVYRLVHAEGDGLPGLIIDVYGDVAVVQAHSAGMYQARPDIAAALQQAVPGLRAIYDKSSETVPAKAAPGAQNVYLFGESTGAEHVVNENGHRFAVDWETGQKTGFFIDQRDNRALLARYAPGRRVLNTFCYTGGFSVYALQAGAELVHSVDSSKKAIELTNRNAELSGLGDKHEAYAQDVFSFLKDRHNQYDLIVLDPPAFAKHLSARHNAIMGYKRLNVAGIRQIAPGGLLFTFSCSQVVSMELFEGAVMAAAIEAGRPARILHRLTQPADHPVSLFHPEGEYLKGLVLAVD; encoded by the coding sequence ATGTCAGCCGCTACCATTTTTCTGAAGCCCGGTAAAGACCAATCCTTGCGCCGCCTGCACCCGTGGGTGTTTTCGGGCGCCATTGCCCGCATGCAGGGCGAAGTGGTAGAGGGCAAGGTAGTGAGCGTGCATGCCCACAACGGCGAGCTGCTGGGCCAGGGCCACTACGCGCCGGGCTCCATTGCCGTGCGCATGCTGGCCTTCGGCGAAACCGCGCCTATCGACGCTGCTTTCTGGGTTGAAAAGCTGCGCAACGCCTACAAGCTGCGCCACAGCCTGGGCCTCACGGGGCAGGGCAACACCAACGTGTACCGCCTGGTGCACGCCGAAGGCGACGGCCTGCCCGGCCTCATCATCGACGTGTACGGCGACGTAGCCGTGGTGCAGGCCCACAGCGCCGGCATGTACCAGGCCCGCCCCGACATTGCCGCCGCCCTGCAGCAAGCCGTGCCCGGCCTGCGCGCCATCTACGACAAGAGCAGCGAAACCGTACCCGCCAAAGCCGCGCCCGGCGCCCAAAACGTCTACCTCTTCGGCGAGAGCACCGGGGCCGAGCACGTGGTAAACGAAAACGGCCACCGCTTTGCTGTGGACTGGGAAACCGGCCAGAAAACCGGCTTCTTCATCGACCAGCGCGACAACCGGGCCCTGCTGGCCCGCTACGCCCCCGGCCGCCGCGTGCTCAACACGTTTTGCTACACCGGCGGATTCTCGGTATACGCCCTGCAAGCCGGCGCCGAGCTGGTGCACTCCGTCGATTCGAGCAAGAAGGCCATCGAGCTGACGAACCGCAACGCCGAGCTATCGGGCCTAGGGGATAAGCACGAGGCATATGCGCAGGACGTGTTCTCGTTCCTGAAAGACCGTCACAACCAATACGACCTCATCGTGCTCGATCCGCCGGCGTTTGCCAAGCACCTTTCGGCCCGCCACAACGCCATTATGGGCTACAAGCGCCTGAACGTGGCCGGCATCAGGCAAATCGCGCCCGGTGGGCTGCTGTTCACCTTCAGCTGCTCGCAGGTAGTGAGCATGGAGCTGTTCGAGGGCGCCGTAATGGCCGCCGCCATCGAGGCCGGCCGCCCGGCGCGCATCCTGCACCGCCTCACCCAGCCCGCCGACCACCCCGTTAGCCTGTTCCACCCCGAGGGCGAGTACCTGAAGGGCCTGGTGCTGGCCGTGGATTAG
- a CDS encoding SRPBCC family protein produces MRLQLRTPVAQPPAQVWAGFTRQLFLDLAPPVPQLRLLRFDGCHRGDVVEIEMHLGPLRLARWTALITEHGELPGGGRYFVDLGQQLPGPLRYWQHRHLLEAAPGGGTVIVEDLEYRTFSSVLDALLYPLVWAQFAWRRPIYRRYFGAQ; encoded by the coding sequence ATGCGCCTGCAGCTCCGCACCCCCGTGGCCCAACCGCCTGCTCAGGTTTGGGCCGGCTTTACCCGTCAGCTTTTCCTCGACCTGGCCCCGCCCGTGCCGCAGCTGCGCCTGTTGCGCTTCGATGGCTGCCACCGCGGCGACGTGGTCGAAATTGAAATGCACCTAGGGCCGCTGCGCCTCGCCCGCTGGACGGCCCTCATCACCGAGCACGGCGAGCTGCCCGGCGGTGGCCGCTACTTCGTGGACCTAGGGCAGCAGCTGCCCGGGCCCTTGCGCTACTGGCAGCACCGCCACCTGCTGGAGGCCGCCCCGGGCGGCGGCACCGTAATCGTGGAAGACCTGGAGTACCGCACCTTTTCGTCGGTGCTCGATGCTTTGCTGTACCCGCTGGTGTGGGCGCAGTTTGCCTGGCGCCGCCCCATTTACCGGCGGTATTTCGGGGCGCAGTAG